A genomic segment from Nicotiana tabacum cultivar K326 chromosome 7, ASM71507v2, whole genome shotgun sequence encodes:
- the LOC107824936 gene encoding uncharacterized protein LOC107824936 produces the protein MAPSPLRSKTILKHARSSSFPSTSHPIVSQFDEHLCRVKSSAEATSSCLSSFTRKLGDLENLFDYTEDLLQLPHIQQAISLHGDELLEGYIKVIDVCATIKDLLSNEKQNKQDLLSALRRRRNMDDIISSYLTSRKKSKKMIQSSLKDLKGMMKKNVLASEEPETLAVVSMLKEVQSVTLGLFRSLLLHVNGTGSQSSSWSLLSKIVRSKTEQVEANEFDNVDAALCSKKGKFDELQNQLREMESTIEVLEQGLECFFRRLIKTRVSLLNTLSY, from the coding sequence ATGGCTCCCTCACCTTTGAGATCGAAAACTATCCTAAAGCATGCGCGTTCTAGTAGCTTTCCCTCCACATCTCACCCTATCGTGTCTCAATTCGACGAGCATTTGTGTAGAGTAAAATCATCTGCAGAGGCTACCTCTTCGTGCCTTTCTTCGTTCACCCGCAAACTAGGTGATCTTGAAAACTTATTTGATTACACGGAAGATTTGCTTCAACTACCACATATTCAACAAGCCATTTCACTACACGGCGATGAATTATTAGAGGGGTACATCAAGGTAATAGACGTTTGTGCAACCATCAAAGATCTCTTGTCGAATGAAAAGCAAAACAAACAAGACCTTCTTTCTGCTCTTCGTAGAAGACGGAACATGGATGACATTATTTCTAGCTACCTAACCTCTAGAAAGAAGTCCAAGAAGATGATCCAAAGTTCGCTTAAAGATTTGAAGGGTATGATGAAGAAAAATGTCCTCGCGTCAGAAGAACCCGAAACATTGGCTGTTGTTAGCATGTTAAAGGAGGTCCAGTCAGTCACCTTAGGCCTATTTAGGTCCTTGTTGTTGCATGTCAATGGAACCGGATCTCAATCAAGTAGTTGGTCATTGTTGTCCAAGATTGTACGCTCGAAAACAGAACAAGTAGAAGCCAATGAATTTGACAATGTTGATGCTGCATTGTGTTCTAAGAAGGGCAAATTCGACGAATTGCAGAATCAGTTACGAGAGATGGAGTCAACCATTGAGGTTCTTGAACAAGGGCTTGAATGCTTTTTCAGGCGCTTAATCAAAACCCGAGTGTCCCTCCTCAATACTTTGAGTTATTAG